In Chryseobacterium turcicum, a single window of DNA contains:
- a CDS encoding OmpH family outer membrane protein, translating to MKKLSVLFAAAMMVVSVGMAKAQKIATLDLVSVLNAMPEKKKADTDLKAFLDAKEAEIKKKGDAMQTKYALYTKEAPTKTEAENKARQEEMQKLQAEAQQMSERAQKDLAEKEKLAYAPIEKKVMDAVNKVAKASSYEYIMDVNSAGLIYKGGPDATAAVKKELGLQ from the coding sequence ATGAAAAAATTAAGTGTATTATTTGCAGCAGCAATGATGGTTGTATCTGTTGGTATGGCAAAAGCGCAAAAAATTGCTACTCTAGACTTAGTAAGTGTACTTAATGCAATGCCTGAAAAGAAAAAAGCAGATACAGATCTTAAAGCTTTCCTTGATGCGAAAGAAGCTGAAATAAAAAAGAAAGGTGATGCTATGCAAACAAAATATGCGTTGTATACAAAAGAAGCTCCTACAAAAACTGAAGCTGAAAACAAAGCAAGACAAGAGGAAATGCAAAAGTTACAGGCTGAAGCTCAGCAAATGAGCGAAAGAGCACAAAAAGATCTTGCTGAAAAAGAAAAACTAGCTTACGCTCCTATAGAAAAGAAAGTGATGGATGCAGTAAACAAAGTGGCAAAAGCAAGCAGCTATGAGTATATAATGGATGTAAATTCTGCAGGTCTTATCTATAAAGGAGGTCCTGATGCTACTGCAGCTGTTAAAAAAGAATTAGGTCTTCAATAA
- the rfbD gene encoding dTDP-4-dehydrorhamnose reductase — MKKILVIGSNGQLGNCIRKIAPDFENNYEFIFTDSQSLDITDENQINDFFYNQKPDFCINASAYTAVDLAEKETEKAFAVNAEGVENLAKACADYKTVFIHVSTDYVFDGETNLDYSEDDFTSPIGVYGESKLKGEELALENNPKTIILRTSWLYSEFNKNFVKTMLNLFSQKEELGIVGDQFGQPTNANDLAEAIMSIVENPNKTFGVFHFSNYPETTWFEFAKKIAEFSMSPIKLNALTTEQYPTPAKRPKRSTMCLDKIETIYKIEPKHWENSLEDCVNILSN, encoded by the coding sequence ATGAAAAAAATACTTGTTATAGGCAGTAATGGGCAATTGGGAAACTGCATCAGAAAAATTGCTCCCGATTTTGAAAATAACTATGAATTTATTTTTACAGATTCTCAGTCTTTAGATATTACAGACGAAAATCAGATTAATGATTTCTTTTATAATCAAAAACCCGATTTCTGTATCAATGCTTCAGCGTATACTGCGGTAGACCTTGCCGAAAAAGAAACTGAAAAAGCTTTTGCGGTGAATGCCGAAGGAGTAGAAAATTTGGCTAAAGCTTGTGCAGATTACAAAACAGTCTTCATTCACGTTTCTACCGATTATGTATTTGATGGTGAAACCAACTTAGACTATTCTGAAGATGACTTTACAAGTCCTATCGGTGTGTACGGAGAATCTAAACTGAAAGGTGAAGAATTGGCGTTAGAAAATAATCCCAAGACCATTATTCTAAGAACTTCTTGGCTGTATTCAGAGTTCAACAAAAACTTTGTGAAAACAATGCTTAACTTATTTTCACAAAAAGAAGAGTTAGGAATTGTTGGTGATCAGTTTGGGCAACCTACGAATGCTAACGATTTGGCGGAAGCCATTATGAGCATTGTAGAAAATCCAAACAAAACTTTTGGAGTCTTCCATTTTTCAAATTACCCTGAAACCACATGGTTTGAGTTTGCAAAAAAAATTGCTGAGTTCTCTATGTCACCAATAAAGCTCAATGCATTGACAACAGAGCAATATCCAACTCCGGCAAAAAGGCCAAAAAGGAGCACGATGTGTCTCGATAAAATAGAAACTATCTACAAAATTGAGCCAAAACATTGGGAAAACAGCTTAGAAGATTGTGTTAATATACTTTCAAATTAA
- the bamA gene encoding outer membrane protein assembly factor BamA, which yields MKFRLLPIIMFAASAHFYGQVTPQDSTKVNAATVIAENQTGTYTLKDIVVDGVKKYTPAQIFRFTGLSKGETVDIPGQKVSNAIKKLWDSQSFSEVEVYVESIEGQTVVLRFYLQDLKDLGEVKFTGKGIGKSKNEKLAKDNNLKPGTKITQNLVSSLKTNIPKDYVKKGFADAKITIQDKVNLSDPNLVDWTINVDKGKRIKISHIEFEGNESVTDAKLRNKAFKETKQKRFGIGGILKSSKFVEQKYQEDKQNLINYYNSLGYRDVAIVSDSVWRNKKNNFEINVKLKEGKKYYIGDITFTGNTVYPTEYLQRILGYKKGDIYDAVGFNKKVGEDGGKEDDSDIKSIYMNNGYLFSNVTPVEKSVNGDAINLEIRINEGEQATWNKVTWSGNTTTHDHVILRALTTKPGELFMKREIKRTYFDLASMSFFDPQQIGQDIQPNQQDNTVDIGWKLVEKGSSQVQLQAGYGGNSFIGTLGLTFNNFSLRNFLKLKDFRPVPQGDGQTLSIQAQAGQYFQNYGVSFTEPWLFGTRPTALSVSLNNSRVNYNKVSGPDQRLNIFSATVGLNRRLKWPDDYFSLYTGIQFQKYNFSNYPFEFGDTTELYGNANNLSLNIGLSRNSAGIDPIFPTVGSNIELSGKFTPPYSLFSNKNYSTMSPTEKYKWMEFYKVKFKADVYNEVIGKLVLRSSAEMGFMDGYNKELGAPPFERFYVGGTGLFGGRFDGRELIPLRGYENASTYGGEPEDITQRGGGTIYNRFTLELRYPISLNQTAKIYALTFAEGGNVWNKWADYNPFQLKRSVGVGVRVYMGAFGLIGFDFAYGFDKTISGDVSGGRTHFLMNQSL from the coding sequence ATGAAGTTTAGACTATTACCCATCATTATGTTTGCTGCTTCTGCACATTTTTATGGACAGGTAACTCCACAAGACAGTACAAAGGTTAACGCTGCTACTGTTATTGCAGAAAATCAAACAGGAACTTACACGCTGAAGGACATTGTTGTTGATGGGGTAAAAAAATATACGCCAGCTCAGATCTTTAGATTTACAGGCTTATCGAAAGGTGAGACAGTGGATATTCCGGGGCAGAAGGTAAGTAATGCAATCAAAAAACTTTGGGATTCTCAATCTTTCTCTGAAGTTGAAGTTTATGTAGAAAGTATTGAAGGGCAGACCGTTGTTCTAAGATTTTACCTACAAGATTTGAAAGATCTTGGAGAGGTTAAATTTACAGGAAAAGGGATCGGAAAGTCTAAAAACGAAAAATTAGCAAAAGACAATAATTTAAAGCCAGGAACAAAGATTACTCAAAATCTTGTTTCAAGCCTTAAAACAAATATCCCTAAGGACTACGTTAAAAAAGGTTTTGCGGATGCTAAAATCACGATTCAGGATAAGGTAAATTTGAGTGATCCTAACCTTGTAGACTGGACGATTAATGTAGATAAAGGAAAAAGAATAAAAATCAGCCATATCGAGTTTGAAGGAAACGAAAGTGTAACTGATGCAAAACTTAGAAACAAAGCTTTCAAAGAAACCAAACAAAAAAGATTTGGTATCGGTGGTATTTTGAAATCTTCGAAATTTGTTGAGCAGAAATATCAGGAAGATAAACAGAATTTAATAAATTATTACAACTCTTTAGGATATAGAGACGTTGCAATCGTATCAGATTCTGTATGGAGAAATAAGAAAAATAACTTCGAAATTAATGTTAAACTAAAAGAAGGTAAAAAATATTACATTGGTGATATTACATTTACCGGAAATACAGTATACCCTACAGAATATCTTCAAAGAATTTTAGGATATAAGAAAGGAGATATTTATGATGCGGTAGGTTTTAACAAGAAAGTAGGAGAAGACGGCGGAAAAGAAGACGATTCTGATATCAAATCGATATATATGAATAATGGTTACCTTTTCTCAAACGTTACTCCTGTGGAAAAATCGGTTAATGGGGATGCCATTAATCTTGAAATAAGAATCAATGAAGGGGAGCAGGCAACTTGGAACAAAGTAACATGGTCTGGTAATACAACCACTCATGATCATGTAATTTTGAGAGCTTTAACAACCAAGCCCGGAGAGTTGTTCATGAAAAGAGAAATCAAAAGAACTTATTTTGATTTAGCTTCAATGTCATTCTTTGATCCTCAACAAATAGGCCAGGATATTCAGCCAAATCAGCAGGATAATACCGTTGATATCGGATGGAAGTTAGTAGAAAAAGGTTCTTCTCAGGTTCAGTTGCAGGCTGGTTACGGTGGTAACAGTTTCATCGGAACTTTAGGGCTTACTTTCAATAACTTTTCATTGAGAAACTTCCTGAAACTTAAAGACTTCAGACCTGTACCTCAAGGTGATGGGCAAACATTATCTATTCAAGCTCAAGCAGGACAATACTTCCAGAATTACGGGGTTTCATTTACAGAACCTTGGTTGTTTGGGACAAGACCTACAGCGCTTTCTGTAAGTTTAAACAATTCAAGAGTTAATTATAACAAAGTTTCTGGACCAGATCAGAGATTAAATATTTTCTCGGCAACTGTAGGGTTAAATAGACGTTTGAAATGGCCAGATGATTATTTCTCTTTATACACAGGGATTCAGTTTCAAAAATATAACTTCAGCAATTACCCTTTTGAGTTTGGTGATACCACAGAATTGTATGGTAATGCGAATAACTTAAGTTTAAATATCGGATTAAGCAGAAACTCGGCAGGTATAGATCCTATTTTCCCAACAGTGGGTTCAAATATTGAATTGTCAGGTAAATTTACACCACCATATTCATTGTTTAGTAATAAAAATTACTCAACGATGTCACCTACCGAAAAATATAAGTGGATGGAATTTTACAAAGTGAAGTTTAAAGCTGATGTTTATAATGAAGTTATCGGAAAATTAGTTTTAAGATCTTCTGCTGAGATGGGCTTTATGGATGGGTACAATAAAGAATTGGGTGCACCGCCATTTGAAAGATTCTATGTAGGAGGAACTGGCCTTTTTGGAGGTCGATTTGATGGTAGAGAACTAATTCCATTGAGAGGGTACGAAAATGCTTCTACCTATGGTGGAGAGCCAGAAGATATTACTCAAAGAGGTGGAGGTACTATTTATAACAGATTTACGTTAGAATTAAGATATCCGATTTCATTAAATCAAACTGCCAAAATCTATGCACTTACTTTCGCAGAAGGAGGTAACGTTTGGAACAAATGGGCAGATTACAACCCGTTCCAGCTTAAAAGATCAGTGGGTGTGGGAGTAAGAGTTTATATGGGAGCATTTGGTTTAATAGGATTTGATTTCGCTTACGGATTTGATAAAACAATCAGTGGTGATGTATCTGGTGGTAGAACACACTTCTTAATGAACCAATCTTTATAA
- a CDS encoding OmpH family outer membrane protein, producing MKNFKTLFTLAVILLFSFSNAQKLGVIDTQYILDKMPQYKEAEARLNSQIDTWEQDIKNLQSQYEQKRAAFESEKVLLIGDQLKLREKEVLDLEKSIHTTLSLRFGKTGEINQLRANLVEPFEDQIWGAVKTMSEKNGLGIVLDKNSHVNVVFLQPRYDYTDKVLTILLKGTEKEKKTNKK from the coding sequence ATGAAAAATTTTAAAACTCTTTTCACTTTAGCGGTAATTTTGCTTTTTAGCTTTAGCAATGCTCAGAAATTAGGAGTCATTGATACCCAATATATTTTGGATAAGATGCCTCAGTATAAAGAAGCAGAAGCAAGACTTAACTCTCAGATTGATACTTGGGAACAGGATATTAAAAACCTTCAATCCCAATATGAGCAAAAAAGAGCTGCTTTCGAAAGTGAAAAAGTTTTATTAATTGGCGATCAGCTTAAGCTTAGAGAAAAAGAAGTCTTAGATCTGGAAAAAAGTATTCATACGACGCTCAGTTTAAGATTTGGAAAAACAGGGGAAATCAATCAGCTAAGAGCTAATTTGGTGGAACCTTTTGAAGACCAAATTTGGGGAGCTGTAAAAACCATGTCAGAGAAAAATGGCTTGGGCATAGTTCTTGATAAAAATAGCCATGTAAATGTAGTTTTCCTTCAGCCAAGATATGATTATACAGATAAAGTGTTAACAATCTTATTGAAAGGAACTGAAAAAGAAAAGAAAACTAATAAAAAGTAG
- the porG gene encoding type IX secretion system protein PorG, whose translation MNKKLLFSFLTLLGTVVSLKAQRNELGIRLGMSNLVGDIGKTNYILQQPLDLDRASEWGVPFYGGILYRFNFNPHQTVRVDLGYNQVQFSDKAAKEEYRRNRNSFGKNNVYEASIMFEYNFFPVNNEQLSMLSPYIFGGFGGLMFDAPKATLTHDFRRNADGVAQAPINELDFVTTTEYSMGKKTVAQIPFGVGLKYKFNHGWAVFAEATFRYSLTDQLDHSKILAKDVISNYNADILSPTTGGSLLQTGNYYGVSKEREATFIKNRTVGDPDSRDWMNTFSLGLTYSFGRPPCYCD comes from the coding sequence ATGAATAAAAAATTATTGTTTAGCTTCCTTACCCTCCTAGGAACGGTGGTAAGTTTAAAAGCACAACGAAATGAATTGGGAATTCGCTTAGGGATGAGTAATCTTGTCGGCGATATAGGGAAAACCAATTACATTTTGCAGCAACCTTTGGATTTGGATAGAGCTTCAGAATGGGGCGTTCCTTTTTATGGTGGTATTTTATACAGATTTAATTTTAACCCGCATCAGACCGTTAGAGTAGATTTAGGTTATAATCAGGTGCAGTTTAGCGATAAGGCAGCAAAAGAAGAGTACAGAAGAAACAGAAACTCATTCGGTAAAAACAATGTTTACGAAGCGAGCATCATGTTTGAGTACAATTTCTTCCCGGTAAATAATGAGCAGCTGAGTATGTTGAGCCCTTATATTTTTGGGGGATTTGGAGGTTTAATGTTTGATGCTCCAAAAGCAACTTTAACTCATGATTTCAGAAGAAATGCAGATGGTGTAGCACAGGCTCCAATCAACGAATTAGATTTTGTTACCACTACAGAATATTCTATGGGTAAAAAAACAGTGGCACAAATTCCTTTCGGAGTTGGTTTAAAATATAAATTCAATCACGGATGGGCTGTTTTTGCAGAAGCTACTTTCAGATATAGCTTAACAGATCAGCTTGATCACAGCAAGATTCTTGCAAAAGATGTGATTAGTAATTATAATGCAGATATTTTAAGCCCTACAACCGGAGGTTCTTTGCTACAAACAGGAAATTACTATGGGGTTTCTAAAGAAAGAGAAGCTACTTTTATAAAAAACAGAACGGTAGGTGATCCCGACTCTAGAGATTGGATGAATACTTTTAGTTTAGGATTGACCTATTCTTTTGGTAGACCACCATGTTATTGTGATTAA
- a CDS encoding acyl-CoA thioesterase encodes MEKEVSTTVKVRFSDCDPIGHLNNVKYLDYMFNAREDHVETYYGFTYEEYTKKTGCTWIAIQNEIAYLKEVKYNTQVVISSKTIEIGDRISKVEILMKSLDEKTVHAVLWVTVIYFNLKTRRSEIHPEDIKVKFGEFYVDLEQKDFQSRVKCLRSQNAKNS; translated from the coding sequence ATGGAAAAAGAAGTTTCAACAACCGTAAAAGTAAGATTTAGTGATTGTGATCCAATCGGGCATTTAAATAATGTGAAATATCTCGATTATATGTTCAATGCAAGAGAAGATCATGTAGAAACATATTACGGTTTTACTTATGAAGAATATACTAAAAAAACAGGTTGTACCTGGATCGCCATTCAAAATGAAATTGCTTACCTAAAAGAAGTAAAATACAATACTCAGGTCGTTATCAGCAGTAAAACAATAGAGATAGGAGACCGCATTTCTAAAGTAGAAATTTTAATGAAAAGCCTCGACGAGAAAACTGTTCATGCGGTGCTTTGGGTAACGGTAATTTATTTTAATTTAAAAACCAGACGTTCCGAAATTCATCCTGAAGATATCAAAGTAAAGTTCGGCGAATTCTATGTTGATCTGGAGCAGAAAGACTTCCAGTCTAGAGTTAAGTGTTTAAGATCACAAAATGCAAAAAATTCATAA
- a CDS encoding exopolysaccharide transport family protein, which produces MIPGKEASVGKNEPQKEKFGSFALFDIEHFLRKVLRNWYWFVLMLSMGYAVSWFYGKYYAQNVYASDLKLSISSNTASYFTPSQSINFIWGQTGNQDGIYLKKMLLSRSHNEFLVKELGLFVNYTTKGVIKSTYLDKNDSPVFLEVDRKHLQQVNYPITLTPKGGGAYRVSLPEEGQSGYLYSYDFEGFQGIENFARPGDKTIRVNEWYTTPNLRFRLIPNPVSPSISYENIIVNLSTVNDAVNGIVSTVGVDFDKEINSIMIISKTGFNLNGTVNFLNKSVTELQKKRFNDKIQVDQNTGKYLKNSLADIRKKLDSSAAYLNYLKVSEQLYDITNRDEKSLQKIKDLEAKKADILSKMNSLNSIRNSVESQGFDKMISPSAAGFDDGLFTASVSELKALYLKKRELLSIYTPNSEPIKEINRLIGEAKANSSGSLRNVHTVYITELSKIDKQIVEASSDLTTYPEKQRKYLDAERGYNMIEATYNSLLSRQNESQMRLATNQSDITVIDPAKNLGQGPIGPNVKGAKMTIMGGFLMLPLILILLGSLFDSKIRNIKELISATKIPLLGVIGNNNTENMLTVINTPKSSVAEAFRGIRANMRFLSGEDDKSKVILVTSSVGGEGKTYVSINLASVLGLSDKKTILLGMDLRKPKIFGDFNIDNKLGISNYLTGETTIDQIINKTNIPNLDVATSGPIPPNPSELLMSERNVKLIEELRKLYDFIIIDSPPVGLVADSYELMKYSDANLYIVRHEYTEKYMLKMITEKYHNDEIKHLGFVYNDYVTKQGYGYGYGYGYGYGYGYFDEDKNYTEPLLIKIRNKMKAFFNRK; this is translated from the coding sequence ATGATTCCAGGAAAAGAAGCTTCAGTAGGTAAAAATGAGCCGCAGAAAGAAAAGTTTGGATCATTTGCTTTATTTGATATAGAACACTTTTTAAGAAAAGTTCTGCGAAACTGGTATTGGTTTGTACTCATGCTTTCTATGGGTTACGCTGTATCTTGGTTTTATGGCAAGTACTATGCGCAGAATGTTTATGCATCAGATTTAAAATTAAGTATTTCAAGCAATACCGCCAGCTACTTTACACCAAGTCAGTCTATTAATTTTATTTGGGGACAAACGGGTAATCAGGATGGTATTTATTTGAAAAAAATGTTGCTGTCTAGATCCCACAACGAGTTTTTGGTGAAAGAATTAGGTCTTTTTGTAAATTATACGACTAAAGGAGTCATAAAATCTACTTATTTAGATAAAAATGATTCGCCTGTATTTTTGGAAGTAGACCGAAAGCACTTGCAACAAGTCAATTATCCAATTACTTTAACTCCTAAAGGGGGAGGCGCTTACAGAGTAAGTTTACCGGAAGAAGGGCAGTCGGGTTATTTATATTCTTATGATTTTGAAGGCTTTCAAGGGATTGAAAATTTCGCAAGACCTGGTGATAAAACAATTAGAGTAAACGAGTGGTACACGACCCCTAATCTTAGATTTAGATTGATTCCCAACCCAGTGTCGCCTTCTATAAGCTATGAAAATATTATTGTCAATCTTTCTACAGTAAACGATGCTGTAAATGGTATTGTTTCTACTGTGGGTGTTGATTTTGATAAAGAAATTAATAGCATTATGATTATCTCTAAGACAGGTTTTAATCTAAATGGTACCGTTAATTTTCTTAATAAATCTGTAACTGAGCTTCAGAAAAAAAGATTTAATGATAAAATACAAGTTGATCAAAATACAGGAAAGTATTTGAAAAATAGCTTGGCAGATATTAGAAAAAAACTAGATTCAAGTGCAGCATATCTTAACTACCTGAAGGTTTCAGAGCAGCTCTATGATATCACCAACAGAGACGAAAAGTCTTTGCAAAAAATAAAAGATCTGGAAGCTAAAAAAGCTGACATACTGAGTAAAATGAATTCTTTAAACAGTATCAGGAATTCTGTAGAATCTCAAGGTTTCGATAAAATGATAAGTCCTTCTGCAGCAGGTTTTGATGATGGTCTTTTTACAGCATCTGTTTCTGAACTAAAAGCGCTTTATCTTAAGAAAAGAGAATTGTTATCAATTTATACTCCTAATTCGGAACCTATTAAAGAAATAAACCGTTTAATTGGTGAGGCAAAAGCAAATTCTTCAGGATCTCTTAGAAATGTTCATACCGTATATATTACTGAACTTAGTAAAATTGATAAACAGATTGTAGAGGCAAGCTCAGATCTTACGACCTATCCTGAAAAACAAAGAAAATATCTTGACGCAGAAAGAGGCTATAATATGATTGAGGCCACTTACAACAGTTTGCTAAGCAGACAGAATGAAAGCCAGATGAGGCTTGCAACCAATCAGTCGGATATTACAGTTATTGACCCGGCAAAAAATCTGGGGCAAGGACCTATTGGGCCTAATGTGAAGGGGGCAAAAATGACAATTATGGGCGGCTTTCTTATGCTTCCGCTTATTTTAATTCTTTTGGGAAGTCTTTTTGATAGTAAAATAAGAAATATTAAAGAACTGATTAGTGCCACCAAAATCCCATTATTGGGTGTGATTGGCAATAATAACACTGAAAATATGCTTACGGTTATTAATACTCCAAAATCTTCAGTTGCAGAAGCCTTCAGAGGTATTAGAGCAAATATGAGATTTCTATCCGGAGAGGATGATAAAAGTAAGGTGATTTTGGTGACTTCATCTGTCGGTGGAGAAGGTAAAACATATGTTTCAATAAACTTGGCTTCCGTTTTAGGTCTAAGTGATAAGAAGACAATCTTATTGGGAATGGATTTAAGAAAGCCTAAAATTTTTGGTGATTTTAATATTGATAATAAGTTGGGGATTTCAAATTATCTTACAGGAGAAACAACTATTGACCAGATTATTAATAAAACGAATATTCCAAATCTTGATGTTGCCACTTCAGGGCCGATTCCTCCAAATCCTTCAGAGCTTTTAATGAGCGAACGAAATGTAAAGTTAATTGAAGAGCTAAGAAAACTTTATGATTTTATTATTATCGACTCGCCTCCTGTGGGACTTGTTGCTGATTCTTACGAATTAATGAAGTATTCTGATGCTAACTTATACATCGTACGTCACGAATATACCGAAAAGTATATGCTTAAAATGATTACTGAAAAGTATCACAATGACGAAATCAAACATTTAGGATTTGTTTATAATGATTATGTTACCAAGCAGGGATATGGCTACGGTTATGGCTACGGCTACGGTTATGGGTACGGATATTTTGATGAAGATAAAAACTATACAGAACCATTGTTAATTAAAATAAGAAACAAAATGAAAGCTTTTTTTAATAGAAAATAA
- the uppS gene encoding polyprenyl diphosphate synthase — MSLIKKQINSENLPKHVAIIMDGNGRWAKSRGEERSFGHKNAINAVRNAINACNEINIPYLTLYTFSSENWNRPSDEVSTLMSLLAETLLLEAEEIFTKGLRMHVIGNLDKLPVMVKDQLLSVVDLTKENTKGNLVLAISYGSQNEILNAVKNISSDVKEGKLEVENIDEKLFENYLYTKDFPPVDLLIRTSGEIRISNFLLWQIAYAELQFLNVLWPDFTKDIFFQCIVDYQNKERRYGLTGDQIQIQ, encoded by the coding sequence ATGTCGTTGATAAAAAAACAAATAAATTCTGAGAATTTACCGAAGCATGTAGCCATCATTATGGATGGTAACGGAAGGTGGGCAAAATCTCGAGGTGAAGAAAGATCTTTTGGTCATAAGAATGCTATTAATGCGGTAAGAAATGCTATAAATGCGTGTAACGAAATCAATATTCCTTACCTAACCCTTTATACATTTTCTTCAGAAAATTGGAATAGACCCTCTGATGAAGTAAGTACTTTAATGAGCTTGCTTGCTGAGACCCTTTTACTAGAAGCTGAAGAGATTTTTACTAAAGGTTTAAGAATGCATGTCATTGGTAATTTAGATAAATTGCCCGTGATGGTAAAAGATCAGTTGCTTAGCGTTGTGGATCTTACAAAAGAAAATACAAAAGGAAATTTAGTACTCGCAATAAGCTATGGCTCACAAAACGAGATACTAAATGCCGTAAAAAATATAAGCTCCGATGTAAAAGAAGGAAAGCTAGAGGTGGAGAATATTGATGAAAAATTATTTGAAAATTATCTTTATACAAAAGATTTTCCACCAGTAGATTTATTAATCAGAACAAGTGGCGAAATAAGGATAAGTAATTTTTTGCTTTGGCAGATTGCTTATGCAGAACTTCAGTTTCTCAATGTTCTGTGGCCAGATTTTACAAAAGATATTTTCTTCCAATGTATTGTTGATTATCAAAATAAGGAAAGAAGATATGGTCTTACAGGCGACCAAATTCAAATTCAGTAA